A stretch of Alphaproteobacteria bacterium DNA encodes these proteins:
- the def gene encoding peptide deformylase, which yields MAKLLPIITAPDERLKKIAKPVERVDASIAGLMDDMLYTMYHTHGIGLAAPQIGRLQRIIVVDVAMEDQPSKPYKMVNPVIISRSDEQATYTEGCLSLPDQYGDITRPQKITVQYSDAQNQIQKLEADGLLSICIQHEIDHLDGVLFVDRLSKLRRDMILRKLRKIKNYESSDMTSPVL from the coding sequence ATGGCAAAATTATTACCAATTATCACCGCACCTGATGAACGATTGAAAAAAATCGCCAAACCCGTTGAAAGGGTCGATGCATCTATTGCAGGGTTAATGGATGATATGCTGTATACCATGTACCATACACATGGTATTGGTCTGGCGGCACCCCAAATTGGCCGACTTCAACGTATTATTGTGGTTGATGTGGCGATGGAAGATCAACCTTCAAAACCCTATAAAATGGTCAATCCGGTTATTATATCAAGATCTGACGAACAAGCCACCTATACGGAAGGTTGTTTATCCCTACCCGATCAATATGGCGATATCACAAGACCCCAAAAAATCACTGTTCAATATAGTGATGCCCAAAATCAAATCCAAAAATTAGAAGCAGATGGGCTTTTATCTATTTGTATCCAACATGAAATTGACCATTTGGATGGTGTTTTATTTGTTGACCGTTTATCAAAATTAAGACGCGATATGATTTTACGAAAATTACGTAAAATCAAAAATTACGAATCCTCAGATATGACCTCTCCTGTCCTGTAG